CACTACGGATACTGGCAGGCCGACGAGCCTGCTGACATGCTGCACCTCGGCACGGCGCAAGCCCGCTTCTCGGATTTTCTGCTTTCGCATATTCCGGCCAGGGCCAAGTCCGTTTTGGATGTCGGCTGCGGTTCCGGCAAGGTCGCCGAGCAATTGATCGGGCGCGGCCACCAGGTAGATTGCGTCTCGCCCGGCCCCTTTCTAACCGCGCTCGCGCGCAAGCGGCTAGCAGGTGCGGCCGACGTGTTCGAGTGCCGCTTCGAGGAATTCGAAACGACGCGTCGCTACGACATCGTACTTTTCTGCGAAAGCTTCCAGTACGTCTCTCTCAGCGAGTCTCTGCGCCGCGCCGCAGCCTTGCTGAACCCGGGCGGGCACATGGTGATCGCCGATTTCTTTCGCACCGACGCCAAAGGCTATAGCCCGTTGGCCGGAGGGCATTTCTTGCGCGCCTTCTACGAACAGGTCGCAGCGATGCCATTCACTTGCCAAAG
This sequence is a window from Pirellulales bacterium. Protein-coding genes within it:
- a CDS encoding methyltransferase domain-containing protein produces the protein MPPAALGTAIYPGQAAIELIAHQPAAAPAQHPWSDTRVDSKELALACGFLLGRHFFGLEDLHYGYWQADEPADMLHLGTAQARFSDFLLSHIPARAKSVLDVGCGSGKVAEQLIGRGHQVDCVSPGPFLTALARKRLAGAADVFECRFEEFETTRRYDIVLFCESFQYVSLSESLRRAAALLNPGGHMVIADFFRTDAKGYSPLAGGHFLRAFYEQVAAMPFTCQSDVDITREAAPTVKIVNDIAVETVRPICEMARHYLRTNRPWLSRIVHWLLRHRLAKLEKKQFAGKNTPEAFCRFKSYRVMVYQRQ